CTGGGGCGGCACAGACCTGTGTTTATTTGtgggcgggggggcgggggtcaCTTCTCGAAGTGCTCCAGGGGGTAGTGCTCCCCGTAGTGCTGCAGGTGCCGTTCCAGAGCCGCTCGCTGCCGGCGCAGGTGAGGTGGCATCTCCCGGTAAACGTCAGAGAAGAGGAGCTGCGGGTTGGGCTTCAGCTTCCGCTCCGCCTGCTCAAACGCTTCCATCACCTGAAATCCCACAGGTCCTCGCCCTGAaatccccctccccctgctgAATCCCAGGGGTTTCCCTCCACAAAATCCCCAATTCCCTCCTGGGGATATCCCCTCTccaaatccccccccccccgattcTCCAAAATCCCAGGGAACCCCCTCCGCGGAATCCCGGGGGATCCCCGTTACCATTTTGCGGGAGCTCTTGCGCcagcccttctcctcctcctcgtcccACCAGCCCCGGTTCAGCATGTAGTGCCGCAGCCGGGAGATGGGATGATCCTGTTTGTCCCAGTAATTCACCTCATCCACTGACCGGTATGCCGAGCTGTCGTCACTGGTGCTGTGGTGGCCGATTCTGCCACGGAGTGAGTGAGgggaaagattaaaaacagaaaagaaaaaaaaaaaagaaaaaggtggggTTTGGCTGCGCGCATCCCTTGCTCGGCTGCAGCGTACCGGTAGGTCATGGCTTCGATGAGGAAGGGCTGGTTCTCTGCCACGGCGCGGCGGCGAGCTTCTTTGGTGGCGTTATACACGGCAAAGACATCATTGCCGTCCACCCGGATGGACATCAGCCCGTAGCCAGGGCCACGCGCCgctgcggggagcggggaggggtTGGGGGTCCAGCCCCTGAAGCTCCCCCCGGCCCAAACCCCGCGTCCGCCCCCTTACCGATGCCGTCACCCCGGTACTGCTCGGAGGTTGGGGTGGAGATGGCGTAGCCGTTGTTCCGGCAGAAGAAGACAATGGGACACTCAAGGGTGGCAGCGAAGTTGAAGCCGGCGTGGGCGTCCCCCTCGctggctgccccctccccaaagTAGCAGATCACTGCCCGGTTGGCATCGGCACGCTTGATGGCGTAGGCGGCCCCCAcggctgtggggagggagggagggagggggtcacaggggacagggggagaagggggaacGCGGCGGGGGAGGACGGGGCACCTTGCGGGATCTGGGTGGCCAGCGGGGACGAGATGGTGACAAAATGACGGTCGCGGCAGCCATAGTGGACGGGCATCTGACGGCCTTTGCCAGGGTCACTCGCGTTGCCGTAACACTGTGCCATGAAGAGGTCCAGGGGGTAGCCCCGGTACATCAGCACGCCTTTGGGGGACCGGGGGGGACACACAGAGCCGAAATCGGGGACGGCTCCTCCTCCCCTGGAGGCTGGTGTGCCCCAAACCCAGCCGGTCCCCCTTACCGGCCTCCCGGTACTGCCCAAAGACCAGATCGGTGTCATCCAACGCGGCCGCGCTGCCGACGTGCGTCCCCTCCTCCCCATAGTTGGTCATGTAGAAGGAGATCCGGCCCTGGCAGGGGGGGGTGGGCATGGCGTGTTGCAGGGATCCCCACTCTTGGGGTGTCCCCCATTGGCGCCACCCACCTCACCACACCTGGCGCTGGGACTCGTAGAGGATGCGGTCCATGGTGTTGAGGAGCGTCATGGTCTTGTAGAGCTTCAGCACCAGCTCCTtgggc
The window above is part of the Falco rusticolus isolate bFalRus1 unplaced genomic scaffold, bFalRus1.pri scaffold_177_arrow_ctg1, whole genome shotgun sequence genome. Proteins encoded here:
- the BCKDHA gene encoding 2-oxoisovalerate dehydrogenase subunit alpha, mitochondrial; the encoded protein is MAPAASASGARRGPAPLLPAPPLRAQRRPPSTRGHTSSLKPRPRPSKMAAMAATAALRTLRWRLLRAPSSGPARRLSTAEFPSLEEKPQFPGASADFADRLEFIQPNVISGIPIYRVMDRQGHIVSPAEDPQLPKELVLKLYKTMTLLNTMDRILYESQRQGRISFYMTNYGEEGTHVGSAAALDDTDLVFGQYREAGVLMYRGYPLDLFMAQCYGNASDPGKGRQMPVHYGCRDRHFVTISSPLATQIPQAVGAAYAIKRADANRAVICYFGEGAASEGDAHAGFNFAATLECPIVFFCRNNGYAISTPTSEQYRGDGIAARGPGYGLMSIRVDGNDVFAVYNATKEARRRAVAENQPFLIEAMTYRIGHHSTSDDSSAYRSVDEVNYWDKQDHPISRLRHYMLNRGWWDEEEEKGWRKSSRKMVMEAFEQAERKLKPNPQLLFSDVYREMPPHLRRQRAALERHLQHYGEHYPLEHFEK